A portion of the Babylonia areolata isolate BAREFJ2019XMU chromosome 4, ASM4173473v1, whole genome shotgun sequence genome contains these proteins:
- the LOC143281445 gene encoding uncharacterized protein LOC143281445, whose amino-acid sequence MLDTRITRTETGLAFSVYRKPTHTNQYLQFNSHQPLEHKPRVIRTLTHRAKTICSTDTAREEELQHIKKVLSVSGYQKWAWDIPGGKKTMPHPSTQRQTPSRGHVSMPYVSGVTEALSRKIRKLGVSVHAKPTNTIRSQLVHPKDKTDKLDTSGVIYQIDCQDCSSLNTT is encoded by the exons ATGCTGGATACCCGCATCACCCGGACAGAGACAGGCCTCGCCTTCTCTGTCTATAGGAAGCCGACCCACACGAACCAGTATTTACAATTCAACAGTCACCAGCCACTGGAACACAAGCCTAGAGTAATACGCACCCTCACCCACCGAGCAAAGACAATCTGCTCCACCGATACCGCTAGGGAAGAAGAGTTGCAGCACATCAAGAAAGTGCTCAGTGTGTCGGGATACCAGAAGTGGGCCTGGGACATCCCGGGGGGCAAGAAAACCATGCCCCACCCCTCGACTCAACGCCAAACCCCGTCGAGAGGACACGTCTCCATGCCATATGTCAGCGGCGTCACTGAGGCTCTCAGCAGGAAGATCCGGAAGTTGGGAGTCAGCGTTCACGCCaagcccaccaacaccatcaggagCCAGTTAGTCCACCCCAAAGACAAAACAGATAAATTGGACACATCAGGGGTGATATACCAGATAGACTGCCAGGACT GCTCTTCACTCAACACAACCTAG
- the LOC143281446 gene encoding steryl-sulfatase-like, with translation MGQEQDQTVYKLLTVIYIIILNVRGSTCKTPDPNFVLIVADDLGYGDLGCFGNTTIRTPHLDRLAAEGVKLTHNVAAASMCTPSRAAFLTGRYPIRSGMVAPHFMRAYPLTAAAGGLPTSEITIAEVTKKAGYRTAYLGKWHQGWSVDRSNPHHPHPLNQGFDYFYGVPLSNIPDFGESGGRILVSNLPHLPFQILLTFMLVLVSTICLIRVRYLPMYLGVLLIFLTGLVCGYLVFPHVQHEAVEFLHVQVLIDKLLNSFMFRNYDIVEQPIHLPSVTRKLVKESEEFLQARHTDHAPFLLLVSWLHVHTALATAPEFRGQSAHGPYGDAVEEMDWGVGQLMEMLERLGMADNTLVYFASDHGGAQMAKDFMGRVVGGFNGPFSGGKGDGSTEGSFRVPGIVRWPGHVPAGVVVREPVSLMDVLPTVAELLNVSDVTSGHVMDGVSMVPLLRGEERVSPHEFLFHYCGDSVHAVTYRPRSGTKMWKLMFREPDPNTKILVYLCNEAIHLDPPTLYDLSADPTASSPVPAGEHSQVVSAILKAVRQHQDSVQEVPSQLAWWRVIWQPWNQPCCNFPKCACEDEKFKGLFTD, from the exons ATGGGTCAGGAACAGGATCAAACAGTGTACAAATTACTCACCGTAATCTACATTATAATACTGAACGTCAGAGGTTCCACATGCAAGACCCCTGACCCCAACTTTGTCCTGATCGTGGCCGATGACCTTGGCTACGGTGACCTTGGATGCTTTGGCAACACTACCATCCGGACCCCTCACCTTGACAGACTGGCTGCTGAGGGGGTGAAGCTGACTCACAACGTGGCTGCCGCTTCCATGTGCACCCCCAGTAGAGCGGCGTTTTTGACTGGCAGATATCCAATCAGATCTG GCATGGTGGCCCCACATTTTATGAGAGCCTACCcattgacagcagcagcaggtggACTTCCAACCAGTGAAATCACGATTGCAGAGGTTACCAAGAAAGCTGGGTACCGCACTGCCTATCTGG GTAAATGGCATCAAGGGTGGAGCGTGGATCGGTcaaatccccaccacccccaccctttgaACCAAGGCTTCGACTACTTCTATGGCGTCCCTCTCTCCAACATACCAGATTTTGGTGAATCGGGTGGACGAATATTGGTTTCGAATCTACCCCACTTGCCATTCCAGATTCTCCTTACCTTCATGCTTGTGCTGGTCAGCACAATTTGCTTGATTCGGGTGCGCTATTTGCCCATGTATTTGGGTGTGCTGCTTATATTTTTGACTGGCCTGGTCTGCGGATATCTCGTTTTCCCTCATGTACAACATGAAGCTGTTGAATTCCTTCATGTTCAGGTACTTATAGATAAGCTGTTGAATTCCTTCATGTTCAG AAACTACGACATCGTGGAGCAACCAATTCACCTCCCCAGTGTGACCCGGAAACTggtgaaagagagtgaagagtTCCTGCAGGCTCGTCACACAGACCATGCCCCTTTTCTCCTGTTGGTCTCCTGGTTGCACGTGCACACGGCCCTAGCCACTGCCCCAGAGTTCAGAGGTCAGTCAGCGCACGGACCGTACGGAGATGCTGTGGAGGAGATGGACTGGGGAGTGGGTCAGCTGATGGAGATGTTGGAGCGGTTGGGGATGGCGGACAACACGCTGGTCTACTTCGCGTCGGACCACGGGGGAGCGCAAATGGCGAAAGACTTCATGGGCAGAGTGGTTGGAGGCTTCAACGGTCCTTTCAGTG GTGGCAAAGGAGACGGGTCAACGGAAGGGTCATTCCGAGTTCCTGGTATTGTCCGGTGGCCCGGCCACGTGCCTGCAGGGGTGGTTGTGAGGGAACCGGTCAGCTTGATGGACGTCTTGCCCACTGTGGCGGAGCTGCTCAACGTCAGTGACGTCACTTCCGGTCACGTGATGGACGGGGTCTCCATGGTACCGCTgctgagaggggaggagagggtgtcGCCTCACGAGTTCCTGTTCCACTACTGTGGGGACAGCGTGCATGCTGTCACGTATCGCCCTCGCTCAG GCACAAAGATGTGGAAGCTGATGTTCCGAGAACCAGACCCCAACACCAAAATATTGGTTTACCTGTGCAACGAGGCCATCCACCTGGACCCTCCCACACTGTACGACCTGAGCGCTGACCCCACCGCCAGCTCCCCAGTCCCTGCTGGAGAACACTCCCAGGTGGTGTCCGCCATCCTGAAGGCTGTGAGGCAGCACCAGGACAGTGTCCAGGAGGTCCCGTCCCAGCTCGCCTGGTGGAGAGTGATATGGCAGCCCTGGAACCAGCCCTGTTGCAACTTCCCAAAGTGTGCTTGTGAGGACGAGAAATTCAAAGGACTCTTCACTGATTAG